Proteins co-encoded in one Megalops cyprinoides isolate fMegCyp1 chromosome 1, fMegCyp1.pri, whole genome shotgun sequence genomic window:
- the hexdc gene encoding hexosaminidase D: MNISHWTTGKKIVHLDFKGAPPRMSYLQKLIPLIADLGADGLLLEYEDMFPYDGELKVLQATDHPPYSPEEIKMIQDMAKSSGLEVIPLVQTFGHLEFVLKHRAFWELREVGFCLGTLNPHREQSVKLLLDMVHQVLELHPDIKCLHIGADEVYLLGQGEESRRWLSTPGQDIHQLFLGHVTKVAKSIRATWPHLSLVIWDDMLRNMSPDTLKDSGLVNLVQPMLWDYSPSLDVEGTVCLMEKYRSAGLCQMWAASSFKGSTHVSACVTPTQRHVDNHLQWLQVAAAVPDGVELQGIAITGWQRYDHLSVLCELLPVGLPSLASCLETLRCGSFSEEAQRNVTEALGISSVEVEGLLCSPCSGGTSPYPGQRLAELVVELTALLQSEELSFVDTNMYVKGWFTPYHRRRKVVNPLILQQIQHQATTLLARLEPKVEAATQEMRHLFPDSTAQEWIQQHVSAVLEPLQSLLEDVQVTIRGMLPSNAHPLPAGQ, translated from the exons ATGAACATCTCACATTGGACCACTGGGAAAAAAATTGTTCACCTCGATTTCAAGGGAGCTCCACCTAGAATGAGCTACCTGCAGAAG CTCATCCCTCTGATTGCTGACCTGGGTGCAGATGGCTTACTTTTAGAGTACGAAGACATGTTTCCTTATGATGGAGAGCTGAAGGTCCTTCAAGCTACTGATCATCCTCCGTACAG TCCTGAGGAGATTAAGATGATCCAAGATATGGCCAAGTCCAGTGGGTTAGAGGTCATTCCCTTGGTACAGACCTTTGGACATCTGGAG TTTGTTCTGAAGCAcagggcattctgggagctGCGAGAGGTGGGTTTCTGTCTGGGCACATTGAATCCTCATCGGGAGCAGAGTGTGAAGCTGCTACTGGACATGGTGCACCAGGTGCTGGAGCTACACCCTGATATTAAGTGCCTACACATCGGAGCAGATGAG GTGTACCTCTTAGGCCAAGGGGAGGAATCCAGGCGTTGGCTGAGTACTCCTGGCCAGGACATTCACCAGTTGTTCCTTGGTCACGTGACGAAGGTGGCAAAGAGTATACGGGCAACCTGGCCTCACCTCAGTCTAGTAATTTGGGATGACATGCTGAGGAATATGAGCCCAGACACTCTCAAAg ACAGCGGTCTTGTCAACCTGGTCCAGCCAATGCTGTGGGACTACAGCCCTTCTCTTGATGTGGAAGGCACAG TTTGTCTGATGGAGAAGTACAGGAGTGCAGGTCTTTGCCAGATGTGGGCGGCCAGTTCATTTAAAGGCTCCACTCACGTGAGCGCCTGCGTGACTCCCACTCAGAGGCACGTGGACAATCACCTGCAGTGGCTGCAAGTGGCGGCCGCAGTGCCTGATGGGGTGGAACTGCAGGGCATCGCCATCACTGGCTGGCAAAG GTATGATCACCTGTCCGTCCTGTGTGAACTGCTGCCCGTGGGCCTGCCATCCCTGGCTTCCTGTCTGGAGACGCTGCGCTGTG GCAGCTTCAGTGAGGAGGCTCAGAGAAATGTCACAGAGGCTCTTGGGATCTCCTCCGTGGAGGTAGAAGGCTTGCTGTG CAGCCCCTGCTCAGGCGGCACTTCCCCGTACCCTGGGCAGAGGCTGGCAGAACTGGTGGTGGAgctgactgcactgctgcagtctGAGGAGCTCAGTTTCGTGGACACCAACAT GTATGTGAAGGGATGGTTCACCCCCTACCACAGGCGGAGGAAGGTCGTCAACCCCCTTATATTACAGCAAATCCAGCATCAAGCTACAAC TTTGCTGGCGAGGTTAGAGCCGAAGGTGGAGGCCGCGACACAGGAGATGAGGCACCTGTTTCCTGACTCCACCGCACAGGAGTGGATACAGCAACACGTGAGTGCGGTGTTGGAGCCCCTCCAGAGTTTACTGGAAGACGTGCAGGTAACCATCCGGGGGATGCTCCCATCCAATGctcaccccctccctgctgGGCAAtaa
- the LOC118776252 gene encoding cytochrome b-245 chaperone 1 homolog, translating into MGYMTVEEQTADLLHLKRSPGVRSWSLLVGIASVGLAAAYYSSDSVLWKLFYVTGCFFVAVQNMEEWEEAVFDKSKNLIELKTFSLYARILTLWRRGQEKVVLDMRHLRDVSVEEEKVRYLGKGYLVVLRLATGFSHPLTQSATLGGRSDADAIAALLKRFLGLEELRQRWEQEEDDVEDDDDDSSNSEGLDEH; encoded by the exons ATGGGGTATATGACGGTGGAAGAACAGACTGCCGATCTCTTACACCTGAAGAGGTCACCTGGGGTTCGCTCTTGGTCATTGCTTGTTG GTATAGCCTCAGTCGGCCTGGCAGCAGCATACTACAGTTCAG ATAGTGTGTTATGGAAGCTGTTCTATGTGACAGGTTGTTTCTTTGTGGCTGTGCAGAACATGGAGGAATGGGAG GAGGCTGTATTTGACAAATCCAAGAACCTGATAGAGCTGAAGACTTTCAGTCTGTATGCCAGGATACTGACCCTGTGGCGGAGAGGTCAGGAGAAAG tgGTGTTAGACATGCGTCACCTGCGGGATGTGAGTGTGGAGGAAGAGAAGGTGCGTTATCTGGGGAAAGGTTACCTGGTGGTGCTGCGACTGGCCACAGGCTTCTCACACCCTCTCACGCAGAGCGCCACGCTAGGAGGACGCAG tgatgCGGATGCAATTGCTGCCCTGTTGAAGCGCTTTCTAGGCCTGGAGGAGCTGCGACAGCGCTGGGAACAGGAAGAAGATGATGTGGAGGATGACGATGATGACAGCAGTAACTCAGAGGGTCTTGATGAGCACTGA